The Streptomyces sp. NBC_00569 genomic sequence GTCTTCGACGTTGCCGTGATCTTCGCGGCGAACATCAACTACGACACGGGCACGAAGGCGGCGTATCTGTCCTTCAACGAGAACGTGCAGCGCGTCCTCGACAACGCCGCCACGCAGATACGGCCTTTGCAGCAGAAGGGCATCAAGGTCGTCCTCTCGGTGCTTGGCAACCACCAGGGCGCGGGCTTCGCCAATTTCCCGTCCCAGCAAGCGGCTTCGGCGTTCGCCAAGCAACTGTCTGACACCGTGACCAAGTACGGCCTCGACGGCATCGACTTCGACGACGAGTACGCCGAGTACGGCAACAACGGCACCGGTCAGCCCAATGACAGCTCGTTCGTGCACCTGGTGACGGCGCTGCGCGCGAACATGCCGGACAAGATCATCAGTCTCTACAACATCGGCCCGGCCGCGACGCGTCTCTCCTACGGCGGTGTCGACGTCTCGTCCACATTCGACTACGCCTGGAACCCGTACTACGGCAGCTGGCAGGTCCCCGGCATCGCACTGCCCAAGTCGAAGCTGTCACCGGCGGCTGTCGAGATCGGCCGGACCTCGCAGAGCACGGCAGCCGACCTCGCCCGCCGCACCGTCAGTGAGGGGTACGGCGTCTATCTGACGTACAACCTCGACGGCGCCGATCGCACCGCCGACGTTTCCGCGTTCACCAGGGAGCTGTACGGCAGTGACGCTGTCCACACGCCGTAAGGCGACCGCACGCCCCGGCGCGTGGTGCCCCCGCGGTGCTTGCCGCATCGCATAGGGCCGCGACCCGTGCAGCCGTGCTCTCGACAACGATGTCGGGGGCACGGTGGCGCGTCATGGCCACGTCGATGTCGTCCGCACCTTCCGGTCCATGCGGGTCAGGCCGACGGCCGGATCGTGTCCGTGACGAGTCCGGCCACGACATCGGCCGACAGGCGTGTGAGCGTCACGCCCGGGAACGGCGGGTTCGTGCTCATCGGCCAGGACAGCGCAGAAGCCTTCGCCTGCCGGCGGGGGCGAGGTCTTCGTCGACGAGGCGCGGAGCGGAGACGAAGCCGGAGACAAGGCCTTGCGCGGGGTCGGTGGCGGACAAGGGGACCTTCCTGAGCGAGGGGACGGGCCTGCGCGTGGGACGGTCTGAGGGAGGAGATGGATCGAACGGTGGGACGGGCTTGCGCGAGCCGCGATCGGCGTGCTGAATCAGGACGGCCGATTCGGGTGTGGCTGGTGCCCGATCTGCTCAGTGCGGAGGGCCTGATGCCGGGAGCCATCCCGTCGGGCGCTCACAGTTCCGGCAACTCGTGCCCGCTGTCACGGCCACGGCAACAAGCCTGCACGCGCTCATTGGGCCGCGGTGACCTGATCGGCTTCCGTCGGGTGTTCCGCACGCGACGAGGTGACCACCTCCGAGCGCCGGGTGCCCCGGTCCATGAGGCCTCCCGTGAAGGCGAGGCCCAGACCGGCCAGGGCGAGAGCCGCCCCGACCAGGTTGGGTGAGGTCCAGCCCCAGCCCGCCGAGATGGCCAGGCCACCGAGCCAGGCACCGCCCGCGTTGGCGAGGTTGAAGGCGGAGTGGTTGGAGGCGGCCGCCATCGTCGGAGCGTTCTGCGCCTTGGCCATGAGCAACATCTGGACGGGCGTGGTGATGAGAGAACCCATCGCACCGATGAAGGCGATCGTCACCAGCGCGGGCACCGTGCTGTGGACGGTGAAGTAGAACGTCACCAGCGCCGCGGCCAGCAGAGCGAGCCCCGCGTACAGCGTGGGCCTGAGGGCACGGTCGGTGAGCGGGCCCGCGACCACGGTGCCGAGCGTCATGCCGACGCCGTAGAGCGCGAGGACCAGCGTGGTGGAGGAGTCGGAGATGCCCGTCACGTTCGTCAGCATGGGCACCAGGTAGCTGTAGACGGCGAAGAACCCGCCGAACCCGACGACGGCCGTGGCCAGGCCGATCGCGACCTGCTTGTTGCCCATCGCCCGCAGCTCGTGCCGGATGCCGGACTGCCGGCCGCGAGGCTGGTGGGGAACGAAGAGGGCCAGCGAGGCGAGGGCGACGATGCCGATGACGGCGACCGCCCAGTAGGCGGACCGCCAGCCCAGGTGCTGCCCGAGGGCCGTACTCGCCGGCACACCGACGATGTTCGCGATGGTGAGCCCGAGGAACATCTTCGAGACGGCACGTGCGGCACGTTCGGGGGCGACCAGCCGGGAAGCGACGACGGCACCCACACCGAACAGCGCTCCGTGCGGCAGACCTGCCAGAAAGCGCGCGGCGAAGAGCAGTCCGAAGTTGGGAGCGAGCGCGGACGCGATGTTGCCGACCACGAACAGCCCGGACAGGAGCAGCAGCAGCCGCTTGTGGGGAACGCGCGCGCCGATGCCCGTCAGCACGGGGGCGCCGACGACGACACCGAGCGCGTAGGCCGATACGAGGTTGCCGGCATGCGGCACTGATACGTCGATGCCGTCAGCGATCTGGGGCAGCAGCCCCATCGTCGCGAACTCGGTCGTGCCGATGCCGAACGCGACAACAGCAAGGGCCAGCAGGGCCAGCGGCATGGTGCAGGAGACCTTTCGAAGACAGAGGACAGTGGTCCATGAGCGGGTGGGCGTGGAGGGGACCGGGAAGGTCTCCGACCGATGCTCTGTCGCGCTGAGCACCATGGCCCGGCGCCACCTTGGAACAGGGGTGGGCAGGGGTAAGCCCACAAGGCTCAGCAGTGCGAGGGACCCGCGCATTCCAAGATCGACCAGAACGTGCCGGTGACCTCCGTCACCCGTTGTCGCCCGTCCTGTCATGCGCTCGTGGTGCCCGTCGCCTTTCTGGGCAGTCACTCCCGGACGCCCTGGCGCTGACCGGCTTCGAGCGGCTCGCCGAGGCCATCACCGCCTCCCAGGAAAACGCCGTCGAGACCTTACGCCGAGCGCCTGGACGCCGCAGGCCGTGCCGACGTGGACTCCGCCATAGGCAATGCCGAACTCCTCGACCTGCTGTTCTCGATCAAGCACGACGCCGAGGCGTCCCAAGCCCTTTACGCGGCGGCCCACGGCTGGCCCTACGACCTGCCCACGGCCGGCCCTCCCTCCCGCGAAGGAGTGCGTGAGGTCGGCGTAGCCGTGCAACGCGGAGAAGATCGGCGGCGCGACAAGTTCCAGCGGCCCAACACCGGGGTGAGCCCAGCCGCACCCAGCCGTCACTTCACGTGGGACCTGCCCGCCCGTGCCTGAACGATCACCGGAGGCCGCATGGGGCGAGGGATATCGGGCCGCCTCCTGTATGAGGGGCGTGAGAAGGCCTCGGCGGGGCGCCCGAGGCCGTCACTGACCGAGGGAGGTATCCGGAACCGGCAGCATCTCGAGATGGGCGATGTCCGCGGGCGGAGGCGTGGAGATGGACCAGAGCCGGGGCGGGCACCCGTCGGCGACGGCGGCCGGGGCGTCGGTGAGGTTCATCCTCTCGCGCAAGCGGCCGTAGAAGTCCATCGATGCGAGGCGTACGGCCCGCAGGCGGCGTGGGGCGGCGTACACCGCGATCCAGTCGCCTGGATCCAGCACGCCTCGGAGCTGGCCGTCGATGCTGACGGCTGCCTGCCCGGATCGTTCGAGGATGCGCAGGGCGACGGGTTCGTCGAGGGCGGCGACGATGGACCGGTTGAACGCCATGTGCGGGGCCACCGGTGTGAAGACGAGGGCGTCGGCGCGAGGTGAGACGACGGGCCCGCCGGCGGCGAAGCTGTAGGCGGTCGAGCCTGTCGGGGTGGCCACCAGGAGCGCGTCGGCGGAGTAGGAGGCCAGCAGTCGGCCGCAGATGTAGACGCCGACCGACACTTGGCGGTCTCTGGTGAGCTTTTCCACGACGATGTCGTTGAGCGCGGTGACGTTCAAGGGGGTACCCCACTCGTCGTCGCCCTTGAGGTCCGGGTGTACCGGGGGCGGCCGCATCAGTCGCCCATGGCCGTACTGCACCCAGTCCTCCACGTCCTTGGGAACCTCCAGGCGACGGGAGGCCCGCAGCGCGAGCAGCATGCGACTGTCGACCTCGAACCGTCCCTCGTGTACCGCGTCCAGCGCCGAACGCACGTCCTCGGCCGACACATCCGTCAGAAATCCCACACGCCCCAGGTCGACTCCCAGAACCAGCGCATCGTCCTCCACGGCGAGCCGTGCACCGCGCAGGAAGGTGCCGTCCCCGCCCAGCGTGACGATGAGATCGGGATGGTCGGCGGCATCGAGCTCCGTACGGTCGTCAAGTGGCCCGCCGTTGTGCCACACATCGATGTCCGTGGACCGCACGGCGTTCTCATCGCACCATGCACGGACGACCCGACCTGCTTCTACGGCCTCCGCGCGCCCGCCGTGAACGACGAGGCCGACTCGGCTCACCGACAATTTCGCCTCCGAAGGTGACCGCGCGCCTCGACCGATCCGGCCGGCCGCGTCTCGTTGTGACTGTTGCCCCGGTGAGTGCAGCGGTCACGACGGCGAGGTCGCCGCGCGCCGCGCCGACCGGACGCGCTTTTGGCTCGTACGGCTCATCGGGTGCCCTACGAGACCGCCGTGTCGAGGAGGCGGTAGCCGGCCGTGAGGGCGCCGGTGACGGCCTGTTCGGTTCCTTCGGCCGGGATCTGGCAGACGCCGAAGCCGATGATCGGCATCTCGACGCCGTCGTTCAGGGTGAAGTGCTGCACCCTTCGGGCGCGGGTGGGTCAGCGCTCGAGCATCTTCAGCTGGGCTTCGTTGTGCGTGGCGCCGGCCGCAGGCGGGAGGTTCGTCAGTCGATCCAGCTGGGTGGGGGTGAGCCGAATGGCGTCGGCTGCGGCGTTCTCCTCGAGGCGGCTCACGCGCTTGGTACCGGGGATGGGGGCGATGTCGTCGCCCTGGGCGAGCAGCCACGCGATGGCGACCTGGGCCGGGGTGGCGCCGGCCTCGGCGGCGACGGCTTGGACCTCGTCGGCCAGGCGCAGGTTGTGCTGGAAGTTCTCGCCGGTGAAGCGCGGGTTGTCCCGCCGGAAGTCATCCTTGTCGAAGCCCTCGGTGGAGCGGATCGTTCCCGTGAGGAAGCCGCGTCCCAGGGGCGAGAACGGGACGAAGCCGATGCCGAGTTCGCGCAGCGCCGGAAGGACGCGGGCCTCCGGATCACGGGTGAAGAGGGAGTACTCGGACTGGACGGCGCTGACCGGCGTGACGGCATTCGCCCGGCGGATGGTGTCGGGCCCGGCCTCGGACAGCCCGAATGCGCGGACCTTGCCTTCGGCGATCAACTCGCCCACGGCGCCCGCCGTCTCCTCGATGGGGACGTTCGGGTCGACCCGGTGCTGGTAGTAAAGGTCGATGTGGTCCGTGCCGAGGCGGGCGAGCGATCCTTCCACGGCGGTGCGGATGTTGGCCGGGCTGGAGTCCAGGGTTCCCGGCCCGTCGCCCTCGTGCGACACCAGGCCGAACTTCGTCGCCAGCACCACTTGGTCGCAGCGCCCCTTCAAAGCACGTCCGAGCAGTTCTTCATTGGTGTACGGGCCGTAGATCTCGGCGGTGTCGATGAAGGTGACGCCGACCTCCAGGGCCCGGTGCACGGTACGGATGGACTCCGCCTCGTCGGTCCCCGCGCCGGTGTACGCCTGGGACATGCCCATCGCCCCGAGACCGATCCGGGGAACGTCCAGGTCACGCAGGTGGATGTGGTGCATCAGTGCTCTCCGCTCCGTCGTCTTCGGGCTGGTACCACTTTGGTCCGTCTGCCAGTGGCCGCTGCTTGCGGGCTGGCGGGCCTCGGCGCCGAGGCCGCGGCGGCGTGCGCGGTCCGTCACTTGTGTTCCCGGGTCGGGCCCTGTGGCCGTGCGTCTCGCGGGAAGCGTACGGCCAAGTTGCCTCCGGCATCGCGTCTGCGCGCCCATGCTCAGGGGCCGAGTTGTCAGGGGGGAACAACATGCATGCCTGGGCCGAGCGGTAAGCCCGCCACCGACGGTGACACCGCCGCTTTCTCGTTGATCTGTCGGTGCCTGGATGTCGGGTTCGCGCGGGGGCCAGAGATGGAGGAAGCGAAGGCGAGAATGGCCTCCACCTGGGTGGAAGCGGGCGCTCACAGTCGGCTCTGGGTCGCCGTGCCGAGCTGGCCAGGTGCGTCCAGCCTCAGGGCTGCAGCGCCGTAGGCTTGCGCGTCTGCGAGCCTGCCACGTACGAGACGCAGGCCCTGGAGCTGAGTCGGTGGGCAGTGTTCGGCCAGACCGTCGGCGAGTGAGGACGTGAACGGTATGTGCGCCGGCCCGAGTTCGGCGTCAATGACGATCACATCAGGCGTCAGGACCGTGACCAGGCCGGCCAGTGCGCGGGCGGCCTTGTGTCCGATGTCCTGGTAGAACTCCAAGGCCATGGGGTCGCGAGCGGCGACGAGTTCGTTCGCCTCGACCGGGGTGAGCGGTCGTCCGTAGAGAGTCGCAAGGGCGCGGTCCGTGTGCTTGCTCGTCAACTGGGTCGCCAGGCAACCGCGGCCGCCGCAGAGGCATTCGTGCCCGTCGGCGCTGATCTGAACGTGCGCGATCTCGCCTGCGGTGCCTCCAGGGCCGGTGAAGAGACGGCCGCCGATGACGATGCCGCAGCCGAAGCCGTGACGCACACTCAGGTGCACGCTGGAGTGGACGCCGGTGGCGGCACCGAAGACGGCCTCGCCCAGTCCGGCCAACTGGGCGTCGTTGACCAGGACGACCGGCTGACGGAGCGTTGCACTGAGGCGCGTATGAGCGTCCTCCACCGTGCGGAAGTACCCGGCAAGACGCTCGTTTCGAACGGCGGAGGCGGGGATCGCGGGATGGCCGTCCTGGGCAACGGGGAACGGTGCGGCGATGACCACCTGTCTGACCGGCGAGGAGTATTGGCTGCCGGCCTTGTCGAGAAGTTCATGGACTGCGGAGGCCCAGGGGCCGGGCTGAGTGGCCGATTCCGCGATCGGGACAGCCGAGTACGGGCCCTCTGGGCTTACTACCGTCAGAACGGAAGTGGATTCCTCGAACCGGATCAAGCCGACGGGATCGGCGAATGCGCGGAGTTGGTAGGCGATGGCGGGGCGGCCGGGAGTTCTGACCGGTGAGCCGGTGACGACTGAGAGGGTTCCCCGGCCGACCAGGGTGTTGAGCACTGAGGTGACGACGGTCCGCGACAGGCCGGTGCGTTGGGCGACCTCTGCACGGTTCTGGGTCGGGGCGGTGTCAAAGCAACTCAGGACGGCAGTTTCCAGGAGAGCGGCTGAGCTGCGCGGTCCGCGCGTCACGGTCATGATCGTTCCTCTTGCGCAGGTGACTGCATGCGTCTTCGCCGGGGTGAGACGAGCAGGATTGGTCGGGCAGGCCCGCGTTCGTGGCGGTGGACGCCGACCGCGGGCCCCTGTCTGAGGTGTCGGTGTCTTGCGGATACGTCAGCGTGCCCGGTGAAACGTCCGTCCGTGTCGAACGATGTCTGTCGGTGTGACAGTGCATGCCGCCTGTATCTCGGTAACTCGTCTCACTTCTGGGCCAGTTCACCGGCCAGTACCGCCGCGCCGACCAGTTCCGCGTTCTCCCCGAGCTGGGCCGGCAGGACGTCCAGGGAGGCGGCGATCGCGGGCTGGGCGTCGCGCTTCACCGTCGCATCGATACCTTCCAGAAGCGGGCCACCGGTTGCTCCCAGTTCGCCTCCGATGATGAGTGCGGCCGGGTTGAGAAGATTGCTCAGGACGGAGAGAACACCTCCGAGCATGCGGCCGGCGTCGTTGAGGATGCGCCGGGTCGTGGGGTCGTCGGGTTGCCCCTGGAGCGAGGCGTCGGACCGCAGGCTCGGATGAGTGTGGGCGACCTGGGCCATGATCGAGGAGACGGAGACGACAGCCTCCAGACAGCCTCGTCTGCCGCACCGGCACAGCTCCGTGTACCCGGGCAGTGGTGTGTGACCGATCTCCCCGGCGAAGCCGAGCGAACCCCTGTAGGGCTCGCAGTTCAGCACCATGCCCGCCCCGATGCCGTGGGAGACCTTCACGTACAGGAAGTCTGTGTAACCCCTGCCCGCGCCGCGCCGCAGTTCACCGTAAGCACCCAGCACGGCGTCGTTCTCGACGTGGACCGGCAGGTCGAGTCGGCGGATCAGTTCCCGTCCGGGGTCGAGTCCGACCCAGCTGGAGAGAATCGTGGGTGAGCGCACCAGACCGGATGCGGAGTCCAGCGGCCCGGGAATCCCTACAACCACGGTGGAACCGGCGTCGATTTCGTGGTCCTGGCGAAGTTCCCTCAACATGTCCGCGGCGGCGTCCATGGCTTCTGCCGCGTACAGGTCGACATTCAGATCGACGCGTCGCTGGGCGACCATGTGGCCGGAGCCGTCGACGACGGCGACCTTGACGTGTGTGTGTCCGAAGTCGATCGCCGTGGCGTTGCCCTGGCGGGGCACGCAGCGCAGCACGCCGGCGGGGCGGCCGCTGCCGCTGCCCGGTCCCTTGACCGCCGGATCGTCCTCCGTCACACGCCCCTCGGTGATGAGCCGCGAGACGGCATGGTTCACCGTGCTGCGAGACAGGCCCGTGGTCTCGACGAGGTGCGCGCGCGTGATGCTGCCGCCCTGGAGGGCGCGGAAGATCTCTTCGCGGGTTCTGTTGCGTGGTGAGGAGCGATCGGAGGTCACGTCCATGCGCTGATGATAGGCACCTCCCTTTATTTAGCCAATGATGGGCGAATTTGTTTTGCAGAGTTAACGCAAAACCCGGGAATCGTAGCTGTTTTCAGTTATTGACGGGCCAAAAGTGGCTCCATAGCCTCCTCTTGCGTCCGGCTCTCAGCCGGACTTGGACAGAGAGAGGACGCTGTCGATGACCTTCGCCCCGCGCTACCCCCGGAACAGACCCATGATCGTGGCCGCCGCAGCCTCGGTCGTGGCGTCGACCCTGATGTTCGGCGGACTGATCCCCGCCCAGGCAGCGACGACCGACCCGCAGCCGACCGCCCTCGAGCAGGCCAACGCGGCCCTGTCCCGGAAGGCGGCTGAGCAGGGCATGGTCCTGCTGGAGAACCACGGCCAGGCTCTCCCCATCGCCTCTTCGGGCAACATCGCCCTGTACGGAGTCGGCGCCTACCGGACCGTCAAGGGCGGCACCGGCTCCGGCAACGTGAACAACCGGTACACGATCACCGCTCGCCAGGGGCTGGAGAACGCCGGCTACAGCGTGACCACCAGCGACGCCTACTGGTCCGCCATGACCAGCGCCTACGACACCAAGTACGGCACCCCCACCGGCGGCATCTTCGGCCCCACGATCGACTACGCCTCCGTGGAGCAGCCACTTACCACGGACACGGTGAAGCCGACCGCCAAGACCGGCACCGCCGTCTACGTCATCGCCCGCAACTCCGGTGAGGGATCGGACCGTTCCTCCGGCAAGGGCGACTACCTCCTCGGCGACACCGAACGGGCCAACCTCGAACTGCTGGGCCGCACCTACCAGCACGTGGTCGTGGTCATCAACTCCGGCGGCATCATCGACACCAGCTTCTACCAGCAGATCAACGCCGCGGAGAAGGACTCGTCCGGCGGGCAGGCCCTGGACTCGATGCTGCTGATGAGCCAGGCCGGCCAGGAGAGCGGCAACGCCCTCGTCGACGTCCTCAACGGCACCACCGCCCCCTCCGGGAAGCTCACCGACACCTGGGCATCCAGCTACTCCGACTATCCGGCCTCCGCGACCTTCGCCAACAACGACGGCAACTCCGCGACCGAGGAGTACGGCGAGGGCATCTACGTCGGATACCGCTACTTCGATTCCTTCTACCGCTCGATCAACAAGAGCGACCCCGCTTCCGTCGTCAACTACCCCTTCGGTTACGGCGGTTCCTACACCGACTTCAGCATCCGGGCGCAGAAGGTGACCGCGAGCGCCAAGCAGGTGTCGGTCACCGCCGAGGTCACCAACACCGGGCACCGTTACAGCGGCAAGGAGACCGTGCAGGTCTACGTCTCCGCCCCGCAGACCGGCGCGGACAAGGCCTACCAGCAGCTCGCCGGCTACGCGAAGACGGACGACCTGGCCCCCGGTGCCTCGCAGACCGTGACGGTCACTTTCAACACCTCCTCGCTGGCCTCCTACAGCGAATCCCGGGCCGCATGGGTCCTCGACGCCGGTGACTACCTCGTCCGCGTCGGCAACTCGTCCCGCAACACCCACGTCGCCGCCAGGCTGAACCTCGCCAAGCCCGTCGTGACCGAACAGGACCACAACGAGCTGAACGATCAGAAGCCCGCAAGCGAACTCACCAGTAAGCCCGCGGACTTCTACACCTACGCCGACGAGCAGAAGGAGATCGCCCACGCCCGGCGCATCAACCTGGACCCCCGCTCGTTCCACACCGCGAGCGCCGCCTCCGACGGCGAGCAGGACGTCACCGTCGACTCGACCTCGCCCTACTACGCCCTCGACGGGGACAAGATCTCCTCCACCACCGTCTATCTCGACCGCGACGAGAAGGACTGGGAGGGAACCGGCGCCCCCTACGCACCCAAGACCGGAGAGAAGGTCAAGCACGTCAGGACCAGCTCCGGCAGCACCCTCTACGACGTCGCCAAGGGCAGGACCTCGATCGAGCAGTTCGTCGCCGGACTCACGGTGAAGCAGCTCGCCGACATCGTGGAAGGCTCCAGCGTCGGAGGCACCACTCCTTCAGCCGTCGGAGCCGCCGGATACACCACGGGAGCCCACGAGGACCTCGGCATCCCGAGCATGACCCTGTCCGACGGACCCGCGGGACTGCGGCTCACCCAGCAGATCGCCACGACACCACCCACCTACCAGTACGGCACCGCCTGGCCCATCGGCACCCTCCTGGCCCAGACCTGGGACCGTGACCTGGTCGACAAGGTCGGCACCGCCGTCGGCAAGGAGATGAACGAATACGGGGTCTCCCTCTGGCTGGCCCCCGGCATGAACATCCACCGCGACCCCCTGAACGGCCGCAACTTCGAGTACTACTCCGAAGACCCCCTGATCTCCGGACTCACGGCCGCGGCCACCACCGAGGGCGTTCAGAGCAACCCGGGCGTGGGGGTGACCATCAAGCACTTCGCCGCGAACAACCAGGAGACCGCCCGTAACTCCAGCAACGCCGTGGTCGGCGAGCGGGCCCTGCGCGAGATCGAGCTCAAGGGCTTCGAGATCGCCGTCAAGGCCGCCCAGCCCATGTCCGTCATGAGTTCGTACAACAAGGTCAACGGCACCTACGCCTCCGGCAACTACGACCTGCTCACCGACGTGCTACGCGGCGAATGGGGCTTCAAGGGCACCGTCATGACCGACTGGGGCGGAGCGCACGGCGCCACCAACACCATGTATTCCGGCAACGACCTCATAGAGCCCGGCGGCAAGGCCTCCGACATCGTCAACGCCACGGTCAAGGCCGCACCGACCCTCGACGTCCACGGCCTGCCCGCCTACACCAAGACCGTCCGGAGCACCGGGTCCACCAGCTACACCTTCCAGCTCGGCGGACTCACGCTGGCCGCCGGCGGCACCACCACCGTCTCCTCCACCGTCGACGGCACGACGGACCTGTCGAAGACCCCGCTGTCCGGGACCACGACGATCGACGCGATCAACAACCAGACCTACACGGCTCACCCGAAGTTCACCTCGGTCGACGACGCCTACCAGGCCGTGCAGGACCTGCTCGCCTCCTCCGCGCTGACCGCGACCCAGAAGGCTGCTGTCACGGTCTCGGACGTGCAGCACAGCACGGCAGGGGACTCGACCAGCCCCGTAACCTCCTACACCGTCACCCTGACCGGTAACTACCCTGCGGCCGGCGCGTACACGATGCGACTGGGTGACCTGCAGCGCAGCGCGATCCGGATCCTCACCACGGCGTCCAAGACCGCCTCGTTCCAGCAACTGGCCCAGTCCCAGAAGGTGAGAGGCATCTCGGTGGGCTCCTACACCGACCAGTTCAAGAACCTCGACCCGACGGTCACCTCCGTCAACGGCCGAGTCCAGCAGCCCCACCACAAGCGCTGACCATGCGGGCGGCGGCCGATCACA encodes the following:
- a CDS encoding aldo/keto reductase, translated to MHHIHLRDLDVPRIGLGAMGMSQAYTGAGTDEAESIRTVHRALEVGVTFIDTAEIYGPYTNEELLGRALKGRCDQVVLATKFGLVSHEGDGPGTLDSSPANIRTAVEGSLARLGTDHIDLYYQHRVDPNVPIEETAGAVGELIAEGKVRAFGLSEAGPDTIRRANAVTPVSAVQSEYSLFTRDPEARVLPALRELGIGFVPFSPLGRGFLTGTIRSTEGFDKDDFRRDNPRFTGENFQHNLRLADEVQAVAAEAGATPAQVAIAWLLAQGDDIAPIPGTKRVSRLEENAAADAIRLTPTQLDRLTNLPPAAGATHNEAQLKMLER
- a CDS encoding beta-glucosidase, with translation MTFAPRYPRNRPMIVAAAASVVASTLMFGGLIPAQAATTDPQPTALEQANAALSRKAAEQGMVLLENHGQALPIASSGNIALYGVGAYRTVKGGTGSGNVNNRYTITARQGLENAGYSVTTSDAYWSAMTSAYDTKYGTPTGGIFGPTIDYASVEQPLTTDTVKPTAKTGTAVYVIARNSGEGSDRSSGKGDYLLGDTERANLELLGRTYQHVVVVINSGGIIDTSFYQQINAAEKDSSGGQALDSMLLMSQAGQESGNALVDVLNGTTAPSGKLTDTWASSYSDYPASATFANNDGNSATEEYGEGIYVGYRYFDSFYRSINKSDPASVVNYPFGYGGSYTDFSIRAQKVTASAKQVSVTAEVTNTGHRYSGKETVQVYVSAPQTGADKAYQQLAGYAKTDDLAPGASQTVTVTFNTSSLASYSESRAAWVLDAGDYLVRVGNSSRNTHVAARLNLAKPVVTEQDHNELNDQKPASELTSKPADFYTYADEQKEIAHARRINLDPRSFHTASAASDGEQDVTVDSTSPYYALDGDKISSTTVYLDRDEKDWEGTGAPYAPKTGEKVKHVRTSSGSTLYDVAKGRTSIEQFVAGLTVKQLADIVEGSSVGGTTPSAVGAAGYTTGAHEDLGIPSMTLSDGPAGLRLTQQIATTPPTYQYGTAWPIGTLLAQTWDRDLVDKVGTAVGKEMNEYGVSLWLAPGMNIHRDPLNGRNFEYYSEDPLISGLTAAATTEGVQSNPGVGVTIKHFAANNQETARNSSNAVVGERALREIELKGFEIAVKAAQPMSVMSSYNKVNGTYASGNYDLLTDVLRGEWGFKGTVMTDWGGAHGATNTMYSGNDLIEPGGKASDIVNATVKAAPTLDVHGLPAYTKTVRSTGSTSYTFQLGGLTLAAGGTTTVSSTVDGTTDLSKTPLSGTTTIDAINNQTYTAHPKFTSVDDAYQAVQDLLASSALTATQKAAVTVSDVQHSTAGDSTSPVTSYTVTLTGNYPAAGAYTMRLGDLQRSAIRILTTASKTASFQQLAQSQKVRGISVGSYTDQFKNLDPTVTSVNGRVQQPHHKR
- a CDS encoding NAD(+)/NADH kinase, which translates into the protein MSVSRVGLVVHGGRAEAVEAGRVVRAWCDENAVRSTDIDVWHNGGPLDDRTELDAADHPDLIVTLGGDGTFLRGARLAVEDDALVLGVDLGRVGFLTDVSAEDVRSALDAVHEGRFEVDSRMLLALRASRRLEVPKDVEDWVQYGHGRLMRPPPVHPDLKGDDEWGTPLNVTALNDIVVEKLTRDRQVSVGVYICGRLLASYSADALLVATPTGSTAYSFAAGGPVVSPRADALVFTPVAPHMAFNRSIVAALDEPVALRILERSGQAAVSIDGQLRGVLDPGDWIAVYAAPRRLRAVRLASMDFYGRLRERMNLTDAPAAVADGCPPRLWSISTPPPADIAHLEMLPVPDTSLGQ
- a CDS encoding ROK family protein; its protein translation is MTVTRGPRSSAALLETAVLSCFDTAPTQNRAEVAQRTGLSRTVVTSVLNTLVGRGTLSVVTGSPVRTPGRPAIAYQLRAFADPVGLIRFEESTSVLTVVSPEGPYSAVPIAESATQPGPWASAVHELLDKAGSQYSSPVRQVVIAAPFPVAQDGHPAIPASAVRNERLAGYFRTVEDAHTRLSATLRQPVVLVNDAQLAGLGEAVFGAATGVHSSVHLSVRHGFGCGIVIGGRLFTGPGGTAGEIAHVQISADGHECLCGGRGCLATQLTSKHTDRALATLYGRPLTPVEANELVAARDPMALEFYQDIGHKAARALAGLVTVLTPDVIVIDAELGPAHIPFTSSLADGLAEHCPPTQLQGLRLVRGRLADAQAYGAAALRLDAPGQLGTATQSRL
- a CDS encoding endo-beta-N-acetylglucosaminidase H — translated: MFTLVRSRARTAALALSAVAALAFGTTTMTSATAAPAPAKQGPTSVAYVEVNNNSMLNVGKYTLANGGGNVFDVAVIFAANINYDTGTKAAYLSFNENVQRVLDNAATQIRPLQQKGIKVVLSVLGNHQGAGFANFPSQQAASAFAKQLSDTVTKYGLDGIDFDDEYAEYGNNGTGQPNDSSFVHLVTALRANMPDKIISLYNIGPAATRLSYGGVDVSSTFDYAWNPYYGSWQVPGIALPKSKLSPAAVEIGRTSQSTAADLARRTVSEGYGVYLTYNLDGADRTADVSAFTRELYGSDAVHTP
- a CDS encoding MFS transporter; the protein is MPLALLALAVVAFGIGTTEFATMGLLPQIADGIDVSVPHAGNLVSAYALGVVVGAPVLTGIGARVPHKRLLLLLSGLFVVGNIASALAPNFGLLFAARFLAGLPHGALFGVGAVVASRLVAPERAARAVSKMFLGLTIANIVGVPASTALGQHLGWRSAYWAVAVIGIVALASLALFVPHQPRGRQSGIRHELRAMGNKQVAIGLATAVVGFGGFFAVYSYLVPMLTNVTGISDSSTTLVLALYGVGMTLGTVVAGPLTDRALRPTLYAGLALLAAALVTFYFTVHSTVPALVTIAFIGAMGSLITTPVQMLLMAKAQNAPTMAAASNHSAFNLANAGGAWLGGLAISAGWGWTSPNLVGAALALAGLGLAFTGGLMDRGTRRSEVVTSSRAEHPTEADQVTAAQ
- a CDS encoding ROK family transcriptional regulator, with the protein product MDVTSDRSSPRNRTREEIFRALQGGSITRAHLVETTGLSRSTVNHAVSRLITEGRVTEDDPAVKGPGSGSGRPAGVLRCVPRQGNATAIDFGHTHVKVAVVDGSGHMVAQRRVDLNVDLYAAEAMDAAADMLRELRQDHEIDAGSTVVVGIPGPLDSASGLVRSPTILSSWVGLDPGRELIRRLDLPVHVENDAVLGAYGELRRGAGRGYTDFLYVKVSHGIGAGMVLNCEPYRGSLGFAGEIGHTPLPGYTELCRCGRRGCLEAVVSVSSIMAQVAHTHPSLRSDASLQGQPDDPTTRRILNDAGRMLGGVLSVLSNLLNPAALIIGGELGATGGPLLEGIDATVKRDAQPAIAASLDVLPAQLGENAELVGAAVLAGELAQK